In one Halorubrum sp. CBA1229 genomic region, the following are encoded:
- a CDS encoding carboxymuconolactone decarboxylase family protein codes for MARVPYVDASDVPEEYEELLESSLQGKPLHVYRSLGNNPEVLAGLRSFLGSLWTDSGLSDRDRELVILAAASETRNRYEWHQHVNIARGVGIDDAVIAGIGTGDLSALDDDETTLVEYATAIVRREVDAVVHDEIAARYDDETVVGIAALAQGYAGLGGMIEAFDLELEAGSEFHGWDPR; via the coding sequence ATGGCCCGCGTTCCATACGTCGACGCGTCGGACGTGCCCGAGGAGTACGAGGAGCTGCTGGAGTCGTCGCTGCAGGGGAAGCCCCTCCACGTCTACCGGTCCCTCGGCAACAACCCCGAGGTGCTCGCCGGGCTGCGCTCGTTCCTCGGCTCGCTGTGGACCGACAGCGGCCTCTCCGACCGCGACCGCGAGCTCGTGATCCTCGCCGCCGCGAGCGAGACGCGGAACCGCTACGAGTGGCACCAGCACGTCAACATCGCCCGCGGCGTCGGGATCGACGACGCGGTCATCGCGGGGATCGGCACCGGGGACCTGTCCGCCCTCGACGACGACGAGACGACGCTGGTCGAGTACGCGACCGCGATCGTCCGTCGTGAGGTCGACGCCGTCGTCCACGACGAGATCGCCGCCCGCTACGACGACGAGACGGTCGTCGGGATCGCCGCGCTCGCGCAGGGGTACGCCGGCCTCGGCGGGATGATCGAGGCCTTCGACCTCGAGCTGGAGGCCGGCAGCGAGTTCCACGGCTGGGACCCGCGGTAG